TTACAACATTTTATGGGCTGTACGATAGACATTATTCATTTAATTCAACTGAAAGAACAGATTGGCAACTGCCCGAAAGATGGAAAAACCCACCTTCAACATTTGATTTAAGCACACCACTTAACTTTGTCGCAACAAATGACATAATTGGTGGAAATTCTGGAAGCCCAGTAGTCAATAAAGATCTTGAAGTTGTAGGATTAATTTTTGATGGGAATATTGAGAGTTTACCGGGTGATTTCATCTATGTAGATGAAAAGAACAGGGCTGTTGCAGTTGATGTGCGTGGAATAATTGAAGCATTGAAGCATATTTATAATGCAGATAGATTAGTTGATGAACTTCAATATGGAAGGATCAAATAGATAAGCTTTAATTGTGGTGATTTGTTTGGCATTTTTTAGATTTGATGAGAAAACCCACTATATTTTAGTGCCTGCTTTTAAGACCAAGGTTGATATCTGATTGAAAACAAGCTTTAAATGATTCCCCCTCTTCAGGGATGAAGAGGGGGTGTTCAAAAATTTTATTTCAAATTAAAAATTTCCCATTATGTTTTTTAAAAAGCCGATCCCGATTCATACAAAAATAATTATCGCTTTGATCCTCGGTGCAATTTTCGGGGTTATTTTCAGTGTTGATACTCATAAGTTGAAAATAATAACGAGAACGGATAAGGGTGAGGTTAAAAGCATAGTTGAAAGATGGGAAAAGGCTGAGTTTATTCTGCACGATTCCAAAAAAGAATTTACATCTGATGATCAAAGCAAGATAATTAAATTTTTTCGTGATTTGCCAAAATCTGAAAAATCAAATGTGGTTTTGATCTTTTATAAAAAGTCATCAAATAATCAATTTCGGGAAACGCAGTTGATAAAGTTTGAGAATATCATTGATGTCCAAAAGGTTAAAACCATTGCGATAGAGATAAAACCAATTGGGACAATTTTTGTTCGCTTGCTAAGTTTTCTTGCGATCCCGCTTGTGATAGCTTCACTTATAGTTGGTTCAGCAAGTTTGGGTGATATTAGAAAAGTTGGAAGAATTGGGGGTAAAACGCTTGGTTATTATATCATTACCACATCGCTTGCGATTACAATCGGGCTTATTTCAGCTAATTTGATTAAACCTGGAGAGAAAATTTCTGCAGATATAAGAGATAGAATTGCTTCTGAATATCAAGCGGATGTCTCGGAGAAAATACAGCAGGAGCTCGGGGTTGATGTAATTGATTTTTTAGTCAACATTGTCCCGACAAACCCGATAAACGCGATGGCAAATGGGAATATGCTTCAAATTGTTTTCTTTGCAGTTATATTTGGTCTTACTTTAACTATGATTGATAACAGCAAATCTGAATCTGTTATTAGATTTTTTGATGGTGTGAGCGATACAATGATAAAAATGGTTGACCTTGTGATGAAGATAGCACCGTATGGGGTTTTTGCTTTGATTTCAGCGACTGTTGCGGAGTTTGGATTCGGGATTCTATCAACATTGTTGTGGTACATTGTCACGGTTTTGATTGGATTGTTAATTCATTTGCTTGGTGTTTATTCATTTGCTGTAAAATTTCTTGGGAAAATGAATCCGTTGAAATTTTTCAAAGGGATGAGAGATGCTCAAATAATTGCGTTCAGCACAAGTTCAAGTGCTGCCACTTTGCCAGTTAATTTTGAATGCACCGAAAGAAATCTTGGCGTTCCAAAACAAATTACAAGTTTTGTCCTCCCACTTGGTGCGACAATAAACATGGATGGAACTGCGCTTTATCAGGGAGTCGCTTCTGTCTTCATAGCACAGGTTTATGGGTTTAATCTTGATATAACCCAACAACTTACAATTGTTCTCACTGCAACGCTTGCTTCAATTGGGACTGCTCCTGTCCCTGGAGTTGGTATAATCATGCTTGTTATGATTTTAAAAGCAATTCATATACCGGCGGAGGGGATTGCGCTTATTCTCGGTGTCGACAGAATTCTTGATATGTGTCGGACTGTGGTAAATATCACCGGTGACGCAACAGCTGCGGTCATCGTTGCGAGGAGCGAGGGGTTAATGAAAAACGACGAGAAAAATGAGGTTTAAAAGTTTAATGGGAATTACATTGGTTAAATCTCTAATTTTAATTTTTTCATTCTTGTTTTACGGAATTAGCCCTGAATCATATGTTTATCGCTATGATGTTCAACACAGTGGAGTTTACCGTGGTGAAAAGTTTCCAACACTTAATAAGTTGAAATGGAAATTTAAAACAAACGGGACAATTTACTCAACCCCAGCTATTGCTGAAATGAGCGTTTTCTTTGGCTCAAATGATGGAAATTTTTACAGCATTGATTTTAAAACAGGAAGATTAAAATGGAAATTTAAAACAGGTAATACAATTGAGACATCACCAGTGTATTTTGACGGCAAAATTTACTTTGGTTCAAATGATAAATACTTTTACTGTCTTGATGCGAAAACCGGGAAAATGCTATGGAGATTTAAAGTTGAGGGTTGGCTTATGAGTTCACCAATAATTGTTGATGATATTGTCTATTTTGGTTCAGGTGAAGGAGTTCTTTATGCGGTTTCAGCTCTAAATGGAAATCTCATTTGGAAATTTCAGGCACAAAAGGCGATTTATTCCTCTCCTGCCTATTACGATGGGAAGATTTACTTTGGTTCGCTTGATAAGAATTTTTATGCGGTTGATTCAAAAACTGGAAAACTTGTTTGGGTGGTTCCAACTGGTGGAATGATAAATGCTTCCCCTGTAATTTCTTCAGGGATTGTTTTTTTTGGTTCCCATGATGGGAATTTATATGCTGTTGATTCAAAAGCTGGATGGATCAGGTGGAAATTTCAAACACGAGGTCAACTTACTCAAACCCCAGCAGTTGATGGTAAAGCTGTTTATTTTAGTTCCGCTGATGGCATACTTTATATTGTGTCATTAGATGGGAAGCTTATTTGGAAAATAGCGCTTGATGCAGTTTCAATATGGAGCCCACCGATTGTGAGCGGTGATTATATTTATGTTTGTGTGAATACATCAACCTATTCAGGTGTTTATAAATTTAATCGGATGACCGGGAAAATGGAGTCAGCATTTGATTTAGGACATCGGGCATTTGCTTCGCCGGTAATTGCTTATGGTGTTTTGTTTGTTGGGGCAAAGGATGGATATTTGTATGCAATTGAGTAATTCTTTATCTTGTTAAGGCAAAAAAATTAAAAACGAAATTTTAATCACTATTGATAGCGCTTTTTGCTGGCATAATTTTCGGAGTTATCATCTCAGTGCCAATTGGACCGATAAATCTTACGATTTTGACGAAGGGAATGAGAGATGGTTTTAAACCTGCTTTTTGGACAGGTGTGGGTTCTGCGACAATGGAGTTTTTATATTGCCTTCTCGCGATGTTTGGTATGGGTGCATTGGTTGAGCATTCACTTGGAAATATAATCGTTCAGATTTTCGCATTCTTGATTCTTTTCATCTTTGGATTTCGTAATCTTATAGTTCATCCGAAGAAGATTTATAACGGTGAGTTTGCACTTAATAATGGAAATGGTAAGCTCAATTTCATCAAGAAACATCACATTCATAACACCTTCCTTGTTGGAGCGGTATTATATGCTTTGAATCCAACATTTATAATTTTCTGGATAACCATCGCAGGTTTTGTTCAATCAACAAGCTTGATTGGAAATTCACTTGACAACTTTTTATTCGCACTTGGGGTTGGGCTTGGGGTTGTGCTTTGGTTTTATTTGTTGCTAAAGTTTGTTCATAACATCATTGAGTTCAGAACAAAAACAGTTGCTCGCTTTCATCGCATTTCAGGAATAATCATACTTGGCTTTGCTTTTTATCTTGCTTTTGAAATTCTGAAAAAATTAATATAAAAAAGGGGGATATGCTTTATTGTACATCGTTTGAGTCAATTATTGGGGTAATTTACATCGCCTCTTCCGAAAAAGGGGTCTGTAAAATTTCCCTAACCCATGCTTCCGCTGATGAATTTAGGACCTGGATAAAAAGACATTTCCCCGAACATGAAATTGTTGATAGCAGGCAACAAAATAAGGAAGCGATTGAGCAAATTAGGCTTTATCTTGCAAGAAAGCTGAGAAAGTTTGACCTTGAAATTGACATGATTGGGACTGAGTTTCAGAAAAAAGTTTGGCGTGAGACGATGAAAATTCCGTATGGAGAAACAGTGACATATTCAACGCTTGCCAGAAGAATTCATAAGCCAAATTCTCAAAGAGCTGTTGGTAACGCACTTGGGGCTAATCCATTGCCAATTGTGATCCCTTGCCATCGTGTTATTGCTTCAGATGGGTCGCTTGGTGGCTATACTGGTGGAATCAAAATAAAAGAATTTTTGCTTGGTCTTGAGGGAGCAAGGAATATTTAGAATTCTTTTTATTTTAAGCTTTGTTTCCGTTTTAAGTGCGCAAGTTAAAGTGGTTGAATCAAGTGGGTTGAACTTTAAATGTTTGACCGCAAGCTTTTACGAGCCGAAAATGGGGGTTATGAAATATCTTGATAGAAACAGCTTAAAAGTTGACATCGGGAATTCACTTGATTTAATTGAGGTGAAAAATAAAAATTATTCCATTAGCTTCGGGGCAGATTTTTTTGCTTATGTTCTTGTCAATAATCATGGTTTTTTAATTTTGAGGGTTGAGGCAATTGATGGTTTCTTTGGTGGGAATATGAGTGTGAGAAAAGGCAATTTTTCATATCGTTTAAGGATTCTTCACCACAGTGCGCATCTTGTTGATGAGTATGGGGAGTTAGATAGGAAGCCATTCCCATTTACAGGTGAATTTGCTGATTTAATTTTTGCTTTTACGGACAAATTTTACAGGCTATATGGCGGTCTATCATATATGTTCAGAATAAAGCCATCCGATGTTAGAAAGTTCTATTTTCAATCTGGACTTGAACTTTTCAAAGACTTAGATTCATTTGTGTTCATTTTTGCTTATGATGTTAAATTTATTGATGAGATTTTATCTTTTAATTTGACAGCGGGGGTAAAACTTGGGCGATGGAATTCAAGAGGAGTTTTAATTTATTTCGTGTTTTACGATGGTTTTGATATTTATGGACAATACTTTAATTTAAAAAGAAAATTCACTGGTTTAGGTTGTTCATTTGAGTTTTAAAATTAATACGAAGTGGCGAGATGAAAAAATGATTGGCGAAAAAACGACATCGGAAAAATTAGTCCTTTTTGAAAATGTTCAGTTTATCTATGAGCTCGCATTGGCACAGTTTGAACTTATATCTCTTGGGGTTGGTTTTGAGATAACAAATGGACTTAGGGAATTTAATGTATTCGGCGACCTTGATTTGAAAAAACTTAAGAAAAGATTGGCGTATTTTAAGATTGTTGGGAGTGAATACACTGATTATTATTTTATTTTGAGAAAGAACAGGACAAACTCGGTTAATCAATATTTAACGCATTGGATTTACCCATACAAAGGCAAGTTTCACCCCCAAATGATAAGAGCTTTGTTGAATATAATAAAGCTTGAAAGCGGAGATACAGTTCTTGACCCATTCATCGGAAGTGGGACAACTGCCCTTGAGGCACAATTGCTTGGAATAAATTGCATAGGAATTGATATATCACCTTTATGTGTGCTTCAGAGCAAAGTTAAAACTGAATCTATTTATGTGCTTAACGAAATATGTGAATATAAAGAGAAAATTGATTCATCTCTCTTTTTTAGTGCGGATGAGAAAAAACTTGAAAGAATTATTTCTAATATTGAGAACGAAAAGGTTAGGAATTTTTATACGATAGCTAAGCTTGTGGCTATAAGTGATAACATAAGGAGAAAAAAGAAATTTCAAGATGCTTTCTTGAAAAACTTTAATTTAATGCTTCTTTCAGTGAAAGATTATGTTGAACTTGTAAATGAGTTAAATCTTGATTTAGGTCGCGTTGATATAAGGTTAGGTGATGCGAGAAATTTACCACTTTCTGATGAAAGCATTGATGGGGTTATAACTTCACCGCCTTATTCCATTGCTCTTGATTATGTGAAAAATGATGAGCATGCTTTGAAAGCACTTGGATATGATTTAAGAAACATAAGAGAAGAATTTATTGGCGTCAGAGGGAAAGGAAGAAATAGAATAGAGCTATATAACGAAGATATGGAACAGGTTATTAGAGAAATATATAGGGTGCTTAAAAGAGGGAAATATGCTGTTATAATAATAGGAAATGCAACATATCAGGGTAAAGAAATAAAAACTACAGAATTTATCATCAATTATGCGACGCAAATTGGATTTAAGCTGGTTAGAAATATAAATAAGATAATCTTCGGTTTGTACAATGTGATGCAAAGAGAAAACATTTTGATCTTTAAGAAGGAATGAGAAACAAAAACGACGAATATGTAAAACATCTTGAAGAAACAATTTCTAAGTTCTTAGAGCCAATTAAGGATATTCCTTATAGAATAGCAATTAAAGTGCTAACTGGTTGTGATGTTTTAAAATTTGATCCTGAATTAGATGAAAACAAGGATTTATTATTGAAGTTGAAAAAAGCAGCTGAAATAGCAGGTAAAAAAGCTCGCGAGAAGGGAATTCGCAGCAAAAGACCGAATGAAGCCGGAAATAAGATAGAGTCTTTTGTGATAGAATCTTTAAGGGAAGTTGGATTAGATGCTGATAAACCTAAAGCAAAGTCTGGCAGGAAAAAAGCCTCTGGATACCCCGATATTAAAATTTTATATAACGATAAGGTAATCTATCTTGATTGTAAAACTTACAGCTCAAAGACAAAAGAACAAACCTTTAGGACTTTTTATTTTTCACCTTCGGATGACCCTAAAATTACAGAGGATGCTTTTCACTTTCTTTTGAGCTATGAATTAAAACAAACTGGTCGTATTTTTGTGCCTGTTTCGTGGCAACTTTACACTCTTGAAAACCTTTGGGTTCAAGTTAAACATGAGTTCAATGCGAGTAATAAAGATATTTACAAAAAGGAATTTTTATTATTACAAGGCAAGTTGAAATAAAACTAAAATTCAAAAATGCGTATCCCTGAAGATAAAATAGAGGAGATAAGAATTGCTGTTGACATTGTTGATTATATAAATCAGTTTGTGCCTTTGAGGAAGGTTGGGAAAAATTATGTGGGGTTATGTCCCTTTCATACTGAGAAAACGCCTTCATTTACAGTAAGCCCGGATAAACAACTTTATCATTGTTTTGGTTGTGGTGCTGGTGGAAATGTTTTTAATTTTGTTATGCAATATGAAAAGGTTTCATTTTTTGAAGCTGTTAAGAAAATTGCGGAATATGTGGGGGTAGAACTCCCAAAGCCAGAAAGGAAGGAAAGGTGGGTTGAGACGGAGTTTGAAGAACTTTATGAGGCGAATCAGTTTGCGAAAGAATTTTTTATCAGAAATTTGATGAAGACGACGGAAGGGAAGAAAGCAATTGAATATCTTTATAAGCGTGGAATTAATGACGCAACGATAAGGAATTTTGAACTTGGTTATTCTCCAGAACAATGGGATGCCCTTGTCCAATATGCGATAAAACAAAATTTTTCGCTTGAATCGCTTGAAAAAGCTGGTGTTGTGGCAAGAAGAGAAGACGGAACTTATTATGACAGGTTCAGGGGTAGGGTAATTTTCCCAATTTTTTCAATCACAGGTCGGACTATAGCTTTTGGCGGGAGAAGATTGAAAGATGATGAAAATATACCAAAGTATATAAACTCTCCAGAGACAAAGGTTTACACAAAGGGTAAAGTTTTATACGGGCTTTATCAGGGAAAAGAAGCGATAAGGAGAAAAGGATATGCGATTCTTGTTGAGGGTTATATGGATTGCATCTCTCTATTTCAGGCGGGGATTGAAAATGTTGTCGCTTCTGGGGGCACGGCTTTGACGGAGGAGCAGGTGAGGTTGATTTCAAATTATACGAATACAATTTATTTTCTCTATGATGCCGATTCAGCTGGAGCAAAAGCTATGATGCGTGGGATTGATTTGATGCTTGCACAGGGACTTGATGTTTATATCGTTAAATTGCCAGAAGGTGAAGATCCAGATTCGTTTATAAAGAAAAATCCCATTTCTGAGTTTAATAAATTAATTGAAAATGCTGTTAATTTCGTTGAATTCAAGGCATTAACATATCAGCAACTTGGAAAATTTGATGATCCAAATGTGAAAGTCAAAGCAATTCGCTCGCTCGTTGAATCAATTTCAAAAATTCCAGATGAACTTAAAAGAAATGTTTTCATTCGTGAAATTTCCTCAAAGTATAAAATTCCAGAGCGTCTCCTTGTTAATGAGGTTGAATCTATCATTCTGAGAGCTCGGAAAGAATCGGCAAAGAATGAAGTTAAATCTCAGGAAAGTTTTATTTTTTCAAAGTTTAAAAACATTCCAGCGGAAGAAAGGGATCTTGCGAAGATTTTACTTGAGGCAAATGAAGTTGTGTTAAAGTTTGTTTTTGAGTATATAAAGCTTAGCGATATTACAAGCGACTATGTTAAGCTGATCTATCAGAAAATTCATGAATCGTTTCAAGAAAGTAAGGGAGATTATAAAAAGCCAGATGTTAATGATCTTTTGAATAAAGCTGAAAGCGATGAATTTAGAAGTTTTTTGACAAACATTGCCCTGAGCAAATATGAGGTTAGTCAATTTTGGAATGAAAAAAGAACTTCGGGTGATGAAGATGAGGTTGAAGAGTTGTGGAAAGCTGTTGATGATGTTCTTACCAAGTTTTATCTTCGCAAAATACAGAAGATAGAGCTTGATTTGACGGAGAAGATAAAAGAAGCTGAGAAGTCGGGTGATGAAGGGAGGCTTTTGGAACTTCTTGTGAAAAAGAGCGAAATTGGAAAAAAGAAAAATATACTCGGCATCAAGGGTTTCAAGGATATAATTAGAAAATATCTTAACTCACTAAATAAGGTGTAAAGATGGTGATAGTCAAAGATAATAAATGTGATTTCTGCGGTTGTTGTGTTGGTGTTTGCCCAGAGAATTGTATTGAGCTTTACGAGGCGAAAATTGAGATAATTCAGGAGCTTTGCACGGATTGTGGCAAATGCGTATGGGCTTGTCCTTTTGAAGTTCTTGAACTTCACATAACTAAGAAAAGGGAGACCTTTACATAAAAATGGCTTTTGGAAAAAATTTCCCAGAATCGGATTATTACGACATCATTGTTGTTGGAGCTGGTCCAGCGGGGACGACAGCTGCAAGGTTTTCAGCAATGAGCGGGGCAAAGGTCCTTGTGCTTGAAAAAGATAGAGATGTGGGTTATCCTGTAAGATGTGGCGAAGCGGTGAGCCATGAGGGACTTGTTCAGTTCATTGAGCCAGACCCGAAATGGATTGCAAGCACTGTTAGATATTTTAAACTTGTCGCTCCAGACGGGACTATAATAAAACCAAACATTGAAGGTTTTGGATATATACTTGAGAGAAGAATTTTTGATTACGAGCTTGCAAAACTTGCTGTGAGATATGGCGCTGAAATTGTGACCAAGGCTTATGTAAATGGCTTGATAATGAAAGATGGAAGGGTTGAAGGAGTGAAAGTTTTACTGAACAATTCTGAACAGGTTGAAATTAGGGCTAAGATAGTTATCGGCGCGGATGGTGTTGAATCAAGAGTGGGAAGATGGGCAGGACTTAACACAACATGCAGACTTCAAGATATGGAATCGGCGGTGCAGATGACCTTAACAAATATAGAGGTTGAACCAGATACATGTTATTTTTACTTCGGTGAGAAAGTTGCTCCTGGTGGATACCTATGGATTTTTCCAAAGGGGAAAAACACCGCAAATGTTGGGCTTGGAATCGCTGGAATTTACGGGAGACAGAAGCATGCATTAAGATATCTTGAAGAATTCGTTGAAAAAAATTTCCCTAAAGCTTCTGTTTTAACTGTCATAGCTGGTGGCGTTCCGTGTGCTAAAACAGCAGATAAGATTGTAACGCATGGGCTTATGCTTGTTGGCGATGCAGCACATCAGGTGAATCCAGTTTCTGGTGGCGGAATAATAAGCGGAATGATAGGAG
This genomic interval from Candidatus Kryptobacter tengchongensis contains the following:
- a CDS encoding DNA primase, with the translated sequence MRIPEDKIEEIRIAVDIVDYINQFVPLRKVGKNYVGLCPFHTEKTPSFTVSPDKQLYHCFGCGAGGNVFNFVMQYEKVSFFEAVKKIAEYVGVELPKPERKERWVETEFEELYEANQFAKEFFIRNLMKTTEGKKAIEYLYKRGINDATIRNFELGYSPEQWDALVQYAIKQNFSLESLEKAGVVARREDGTYYDRFRGRVIFPIFSITGRTIAFGGRRLKDDENIPKYINSPETKVYTKGKVLYGLYQGKEAIRRKGYAILVEGYMDCISLFQAGIENVVASGGTALTEEQVRLISNYTNTIYFLYDADSAGAKAMMRGIDLMLAQGLDVYIVKLPEGEDPDSFIKKNPISEFNKLIENAVNFVEFKALTYQQLGKFDDPNVKVKAIRSLVESISKIPDELKRNVFIREISSKYKIPERLLVNEVESIILRARKESAKNEVKSQESFIFSKFKNIPAEERDLAKILLEANEVVLKFVFEYIKLSDITSDYVKLIYQKIHESFQESKGDYKKPDVNDLLNKAESDEFRSFLTNIALSKYEVSQFWNEKRTSGDEDEVEELWKAVDDVLTKFYLRKIQKIELDLTEKIKEAEKSGDEGRLLELLVKKSEIGKKKNILGIKGFKDIIRKYLNSLNKV
- a CDS encoding 4Fe-4S binding domain-containing protein, with amino-acid sequence MVIVKDNKCDFCGCCVGVCPENCIELYEAKIEIIQELCTDCGKCVWACPFEVLELHITKKRETFT
- a CDS encoding DNA methylase, which codes for MIGEKTTSEKLVLFENVQFIYELALAQFELISLGVGFEITNGLREFNVFGDLDLKKLKKRLAYFKIVGSEYTDYYFILRKNRTNSVNQYLTHWIYPYKGKFHPQMIRALLNIIKLESGDTVLDPFIGSGTTALEAQLLGINCIGIDISPLCVLQSKVKTESIYVLNEICEYKEKIDSSLFFSADEKKLERIISNIENEKVRNFYTIAKLVAISDNIRRKKKFQDAFLKNFNLMLLSVKDYVELVNELNLDLGRVDIRLGDARNLPLSDESIDGVITSPPYSIALDYVKNDEHALKALGYDLRNIREEFIGVRGKGRNRIELYNEDMEQVIREIYRVLKRGKYAVIIIGNATYQGKEIKTTEFIINYATQIGFKLVRNINKIIFGLYNVMQRENILIFKKE
- a CDS encoding methylated-DNA-[protein]-cysteine S-methyltransferase, which produces MLYCTSFESIIGVIYIASSEKGVCKISLTHASADEFRTWIKRHFPEHEIVDSRQQNKEAIEQIRLYLARKLRKFDLEIDMIGTEFQKKVWRETMKIPYGETVTYSTLARRIHKPNSQRAVGNALGANPLPIVIPCHRVIASDGSLGGYTGGIKIKEFLLGLEGARNI
- a CDS encoding Threonine/homoserine/homoserine lactone efflux protein, coding for MIALFAGIIFGVIISVPIGPINLTILTKGMRDGFKPAFWTGVGSATMEFLYCLLAMFGMGALVEHSLGNIIVQIFAFLILFIFGFRNLIVHPKKIYNGEFALNNGNGKLNFIKKHHIHNTFLVGAVLYALNPTFIIFWITIAGFVQSTSLIGNSLDNFLFALGVGLGVVLWFYLLLKFVHNIIEFRTKTVARFHRISGIIILGFAFYLAFEILKKLI
- a CDS encoding digeranylgeranylglycerophospholipid reductase; the encoded protein is MAFGKNFPESDYYDIIVVGAGPAGTTAARFSAMSGAKVLVLEKDRDVGYPVRCGEAVSHEGLVQFIEPDPKWIASTVRYFKLVAPDGTIIKPNIEGFGYILERRIFDYELAKLAVRYGAEIVTKAYVNGLIMKDGRVEGVKVLLNNSEQVEIRAKIVIGADGVESRVGRWAGLNTTCRLQDMESAVQMTLTNIEVEPDTCYFYFGEKVAPGGYLWIFPKGKNTANVGLGIAGIYGRQKHALRYLEEFVEKNFPKASVLTVIAGGVPCAKTADKIVTHGLMLVGDAAHQVNPVSGGGIISGMIGGKIAGQIAGEAVRENNLNLIFKYEDEWRKTLGQRHERYYKIKQFIYKFSDEKLNEIARELSKIPYEKLTLKNLFLTAVKTQPSLIIEVMRLFI
- a CDS encoding Na+/H+-dicarboxylate symporter, with translation MFFKKPIPIHTKIIIALILGAIFGVIFSVDTHKLKIITRTDKGEVKSIVERWEKAEFILHDSKKEFTSDDQSKIIKFFRDLPKSEKSNVVLIFYKKSSNNQFRETQLIKFENIIDVQKVKTIAIEIKPIGTIFVRLLSFLAIPLVIASLIVGSASLGDIRKVGRIGGKTLGYYIITTSLAITIGLISANLIKPGEKISADIRDRIASEYQADVSEKIQQELGVDVIDFLVNIVPTNPINAMANGNMLQIVFFAVIFGLTLTMIDNSKSESVIRFFDGVSDTMIKMVDLVMKIAPYGVFALISATVAEFGFGILSTLLWYIVTVLIGLLIHLLGVYSFAVKFLGKMNPLKFFKGMRDAQIIAFSTSSSAATLPVNFECTERNLGVPKQITSFVLPLGATINMDGTALYQGVASVFIAQVYGFNLDITQQLTIVLTATLASIGTAPVPGVGIIMLVMILKAIHIPAEGIALILGVDRILDMCRTVVNITGDATAAVIVARSEGLMKNDEKNEV
- a CDS encoding Outer membrane protein assembly factor BamB, contains PQQ-like beta-propeller repeat, with product MGITLVKSLILIFSFLFYGISPESYVYRYDVQHSGVYRGEKFPTLNKLKWKFKTNGTIYSTPAIAEMSVFFGSNDGNFYSIDFKTGRLKWKFKTGNTIETSPVYFDGKIYFGSNDKYFYCLDAKTGKMLWRFKVEGWLMSSPIIVDDIVYFGSGEGVLYAVSALNGNLIWKFQAQKAIYSSPAYYDGKIYFGSLDKNFYAVDSKTGKLVWVVPTGGMINASPVISSGIVFFGSHDGNLYAVDSKAGWIRWKFQTRGQLTQTPAVDGKAVYFSSADGILYIVSLDGKLIWKIALDAVSIWSPPIVSGDYIYVCVNTSTYSGVYKFNRMTGKMESAFDLGHRAFASPVIAYGVLFVGAKDGYLYAIE